The following is a genomic window from Mustela lutreola isolate mMusLut2 chromosome 5, mMusLut2.pri, whole genome shotgun sequence.
ATCCTACTGCATGGTAACATAGACAGCGAAGGGTATGGTGTAAAATGAAGGGGAAGAGGGTAAAAGCAGATTTCTCTGAAAATGAAGGAGTATATTGTAGGTTTAGGTCCATCCAAGCAGGCTGGTTGGAGAGCTGTCCAAATCATGACTAACTTTTGTGATGTGTTCCCCGTGCTACTACAGATCAGCTCTTCCAGGAGGCTCTGGAGGCCATCAGCAGGTGAGGAAGGTTCACACTGCTACCCCCTCCAAGACGGTTCTCCAAACCCAGTCAATTTTTACAGTAAATTTAGAAAGAGATGCGCTGGCTGGCCACAGTTAACCACCCTGCTCCCTTTCACTGCAACCGACCTTAACCGTCCATGAAACAAATGTGATAGAGCTCATGAAATTGACTAGGTGCCATTTACTTCCTGGTACCAAATACACAAGTAGAAACCAAGAGGCTGGTCTTGCCTTGACCAAGAGTTCCACCTTGCCAAATGATAAGGGACATGTTGAGTTAGGCTCGTTTATGTCCACTACAATGTAAGGGACTATGCGAACAGATGCATATGTGAGTATAAATGAAATCCAAACCGAGCACATTGTGGTCCTCCCATAATAAACGAACCCAAGGAAGAAGACAAAATAACTAGTTTAGACCAAAAAGTCTTCAATATTAGTTCACAGACAGCAGTGTACCCTAATACTTTCTTTAAATACATTTCCTGGTAAACTGGgaataaaataattctagaaaGCATCTGTGCACCCCTGTATATAGATGCTTTGATGTAACAGCTCCACCTTCCAGATAATTTGGAAACAGATGCAATTAGAAACCAGACACCGTAAACTCAAAAAGAATAGCAAGCTGGTTGCGTCAAATGAATGTGACTGTAACATTACCTAACAGGGGAAAAGCTTAGTGAATGGAGTACGGAGAGACTGAAAGTCTTCTTCCAAGCAGCCAGACTCTGGGGAATGAACGTTATCAACGTGTATCCGATGATAACCAGTCATTTTAGCTTGAAAACCATGGGAGAAGTGAACCTTTAGGAGTGTCAAGTGACCAAACAAGTATGTGcagaaattaactttttttttattatatatcatataatgtAGTAGTAAAGTTTGTTTGAAGTGCATGAATAAAAAGTTAGTGAAATTACAGGAGGAACAATCTATAGAGCAATAATTGGTGCATTCCTTGTGcatctgaaaggaaaagaaaaagagttttcaCTCATTTTGGCCTAAAACTTAGTGTCAGGTTCCCAGGATTCTGACATCAGAACCCGGATAACGCTGATTAGAACCATAGGGGCTTTAcaataaaagctaaaatattgACCATATGATGGCAAAAAGTCTTATTTTGTGGTTAACTGATTCTCTTCTAGCTACTCTCTGATGAAGTTGGTGGCGCTGTGGAGGAGGACCGCCGTCTCCTGGACGAGGACCGGGACCGCTCAGCGTTGTAGGTGACGTGCTTGTCGTAGCTCTCCATCTGAGCCTCGATGAAATCTCTCTGCTGTTGCCTGATGGTCTGGCTGATGAGCCCAGGGAGGGCGTGGATGCTCCCAATCAGAGTCTCTAGCTTGGTCTCCACGGTAACGATCCTCTTCTCAAAATCTTCGCTCCGTTCATTTAGGTCGGAAATCATGTCATACATGATGTTCTGGGTCTGCAAAAGAGGACAGGAGACAGATAGCGAAACCACGAATTTGTGTTTCGGGACATTTGCCCTGGAAACAAGCTCTGAACTCTGCAAGTCTGAGGGTTGGCTTCCTTTTGGCGGCATGCAAAGAAATAGGGACATCGGGTCACGGAACACTTGACTTTTCAAAGCAGATTCAGTACGTCGGTTCAATGCCAGGATTTAGAAATGTAAGATCTTTGGGGCCCCTGGGGGTGCTCAGTTGAGCCtccatctcttggttttggctcagtttgtgatctcagggttttgagatcaagccccaccttgggctccacactgaatgtggagcctgcttaagattctctctctcccccactgacCCTCCCCTCCTAAAAATATATAAGCTCTTAAGCCTTCATTTGATCCAGTTGCAGAAAATGTCATACAGGTCCATTGGTGGTATGCCCCATGATTTTTGGTGGTGAAGAGACAAGGTTGTGATTTAATATTTACATGGATCTCTTAGTAGCAGCTCCAAAAGTTAGCACATCACATTCGTTTTGCAACATGTAATATTTATCAGGGCAAgcgtaattttttaaatgaagcacaCTGAAAGAATACATGAGAGTATATCGTCGGTACTGGATGTAGCAAAAATTGTGAAGGTGGGATAGGAAGGAAGTTTAGGAGAAACTAATTTGGCCAAGTAATTTATAacttaaagcaagaaaaaaatctgaaaaatcttGTGTGGTCCTAGGTTTCAAATCACAGGCTCTTCATTGGGTCAAGTAGCCTTTTGAGAGGTGAAAAATTGGGAGTGATTACGTGACCAGTCTACCCTGTTGGCTACAGGTTTTTCAGAGCTGAATGGtttgaaagaggaaaatgtaTCTTGAAATGGATTGTCTTGACGAGAGTCTATTCGTAAATTGGACTCCCAGTTATGTTTCCGACGGGAACTGAGAGACCAGAAGAAGGGAAGCGTGGGCACGTGAATCTCAGTCCATTGCTGCTTTTCCCATGTTTCAAGCCCTTTGTTAAAGCtgtccattcctctctctcatttcccTCTATTAAATGTGCTCTTACTTGCTTAATAACCCCTTAATGATGATAAATGAACTGACCGACTAAGGGAGTTACTATTCAGGACACAGGCATCTGGTTTGAGTTTGGTCATGGAGACAGAGCACATTAACTGAATCTTTTCAACATAGTGTTGAGACTATGGGAGCAATTCAGAAAATACTGAACCCTTATGGCACAGGAGATCTGTAGTCATGATAAGAAACATGGTActcaagaaataatttgaaatctATAGCAGAGTATAGATCTATGAGCATCTCGCCTTCTAGACTCCTGAAGTGACATTAAGTGGCATTATAAAGTACAGATtcataatattaaattatatatagtaaAATGTTATAGGTTATATTATTTCTAAGTGGTCTGTTTTATTTACCcagtttcttttatcatttgGCCTTGGAGTGATGTAAGAGTCTGCCCCATCTTTGTTCAAGACATGTCCACCTGAGAGCTGTGTGTGTAAATTGAGAACATTTTTGAGTCTCATGTGTGCTCCCCACCTTCAGTGCATGATATATCCTCCCCCAGGGGAAAGTCATTGAATACTTCGCTTATCTTCTATCTCTTGGTCTCAAAGAGTCAACTTTTACATATTTCTATAGTATGTGTTATCGATATACATTAATGCAAATATAACTTAGCTGTGTTATCTCATGAGGTTAGGACAAATAGATGTAATTTCCCTAGGGATACCAAGGCTTTCTAAAAGAGAACAGGATGTACGGGTTTGACTGAGAGttgcccctttattttttttaagatttattttgagagagagagagaaagcatgcatggggaggggaagagggacagagagaatctccagcagactccccactgggaataaagcctaatgcagggcttgatctcaggaccctgagatcatgacctgagctggagtcaacagtctgatgcttaaccaactgagccacccagatgtccctagagACAGCTGCCCCTTTAAAAGCATTCTTGTTAAAAGGTTGAGAACTTCCACGTAATGGCTCTTTTGGAATCAGCTCAGGAAAATGGAAGGTTGTTATTGTCGGCAAATACTTACATTTGGACTGACTTGAGAGGAACAACCAAAAATCAACCAGATAAATCTTGTGAGTGTGACAGAAGAATCAAGGGACCattaatgaactttttaaaaagcatggtgattttctaaataatgagaaaagaatccaacattttaaaatgattcccCTTTTTTTGGAAAGATGATTTTCACATTACGATGTAATttcttgtgtgtatatatatatatatatatatatatatatatatatatatatatattttacatttcaacATCACAGTCTTCTGAGTgggattaaaataaatagaataattttaCTGATGAGTCCTATGTAGCCCTGAACATAATGGTCAAACTCAGCATGTAGTTCTGCTCTCAAAGGGATGAAACAGAATGACAAATACGAAACTCAAGGGTGTTGTCTCATATTCCACTTATATTTCTTACTGTATTTTCAAGCCCCTATAAGTAGGAAGGCTTCTGGAATGGGGTCTGAATAATTTATGTAGGGGAAGCATATGAAGGAAGAATTTTAGGAAAATTCTATTGAGTTGGGTCACCATGTTTAGGGTGGTTTGTTGGGTTGACGCATTTAACAAGTTTGGGGAGTCCTCCTCCCAAAGCACGAGCAGTGACTGTGCAGAGCTTCGTTCCGACAGACCTCATCGTGAGGGCTCTGACCCCAAGCTTACCTTGGCCAGGTCCACCAAAGTATTGGCTTGGTCATTCAATTTCCTCTGCTCCATTTTCACACTTCTTAATCTAAAAGACAGAATCTGAAGTCAGAAGGGCTCCTTCCTTTCTATTGCTCTCCTATGCCTTCCAAAGAGCATGCATAAAATCGACAAGAGCAAAGAACTGCATGGATAATGCCTTGAATATTTGGGGTCAAGTCCAAACTGGTTATGTATCTGGTACAATGAGAAGCATGCTTCCCCAACACcgcaaaaaaggaaaggagagagagagagagagagagagtaagagatgAGGTGTCCTTAGGACAAGTATTTACCAGGGAGTTAAAAGTTGAACGGAGAAAGGCTCATAAGGATTTAACCATATGAGAAAAGCCAAAACATTCCTTTCAATCCCAGTATCGTTTCAAATAGACATAGGAAGAAATAGGCAAAGCGACGGGAATTTCATCGATGTTGGAGCAGTGAGTACCTTCCTATGCCTACATGACTAGATACGGGGCATAGCCCTGTTCAGTTGGAGATGGATTGGGTTAGGTATTTGAACCTGATGAAACACAGTGATAAGTGAGATTCTTATTGgcaaaaataaagcttttattcAACCAGCAGCAAGATAACTCAAAACACATAATTCTCTTATTCTTCCTTGTATTTTGCTTGACTTTTATCTTAAACTGCCATGAATTTGAAGGGAAGCCAGACCATTTCCTCGGGAgaatttcccttattttttttccttgttgataaAAGTCAGCGGACAATTAAAATGTCTGACAGATGGGACTGCTACTTGTAAAGTTACTTTTAGATACTTTGAAATATCATTGCGTATATATGATTGACAGTCAAAAagccacttaaaaaaatctttctgaatgACAGCTCTTACTATTATTCCTTAACTCGTTTACTAtaagatctcaaaaaaaaattttattcattgctTACTCTGTACCAAGAAATTAAGATTTTCCAACAAGAGAAAAGtggtttattgttttaagccaatgATTCAGAGCCACGCTCCAGGAAAGGAGCGCAAGTTTCTCTCAGCtccttagtaaaaaaaaaaaaaaaaaaaaattccatgctaACCTTATTGCCTTGATGACAGGTTGTTTGCAAAGTATAGTGTTGATGTTGGAGAGAGTCATCTTGGTCATTTCCCAATTTAAATGAAAggtaattaccaaaaaaaaagataaaaaaaattcacagggcAAGATTTTACTGCCAGGGAGATTTTTGCAACAAATGTTCATGATGCGGAGTGATTTTGTTTTGAAACTACGATATCCAATATGTCCCCAAATCTGCTCAATCGTGAAGATAGAGTTCCTTCTGCCAGTATGGGTTTAACCGACACCTGTCTAGAACACGATATTTAACCATCTACTACAGCTTAAGGTTGTAACTTGTCGTGGTGAGTCTGTGTTTGTCTATTAGAATGCTTGGAACTCAGTTCTCCTTTCTAGGCTCTTGGAGAGACAGAGTCTGTTTAAGTgtaaaagaaatttacaaatatgtatttaaatgtaaCACATCGTTGAGATAGGCTTCTCTAAGTAGTTACAAGGATTGCAGTTCTTGAtgtctgtcttttaaaaacaagtcccttccctccccctgccaaaaacaaaaaacaaataccaaaaaacCTTGGATCCTGTGTGGGGTCATCCTACAGAAATGTACTAGAGAGAACAAAGGGGCTGGGCATGGACTCATTCTCCCTGGCCCTAGTCTGAACTTCAACCTGACTGGGTTAGGTTCTGACAGTGGTTCTGAAATGCTGGATTTATACCAGCAGAGGTGTTCTAGATGGCTGAGTGACATGCTAACAAGACCTTAAATACTAAGCCAGATGGAGAGACAGTTCTTCTCTTTAATTCTCTTCCAATTCTTGATTATTACAGGAAAAATGTCTCAGGCTGGTCCTATCCTGTTTTTATCTCCCAACACCTGTTAGTCTCtcctttttgaaaaaagagagagcaggattTCAGCTGAGAGCTTTCTGCAGACAACAGTCCGTGGCTAGAATTCAACGCCAGTGTTTCGATTGCTGGCTGATGCTGCCTTTACCTCTCTTTGCTGGGAacggttttttggttttgtttagttttgtttttgttttcttagccaTTTTGTGATAAGGACTTACACCAAGCTTTGTTTTCAGATTTAAGTAATAGGAGAGGCGGCAGGTGAATGACCCGAGTTTGCAGAACCAGAACAGAAGCCTCCAGCAACTGGTGAGCTCAGCTTGACTGGTCCCACAGAAGGGCCAGAGTGCTGGTCCCCTCACTCAGTGGGTACTCTGTCTTCCAAACAGCGAAGCCTTATTTGCTTCTCTTAAATtcctatattatgtatattatatattatatatattattgtatttaatatatataatatatattatatatatattatgtttctGACAGTAgaattttgcccattttcttttctgctaaTCTAGAAGGCTGACACCAAGCAGCCCTATTTGAGTGGAATCCCCTGAGCTCCCTGCACTTAAGTCTTCTCATCTTGCTGCTCCTGAGACTGCCTGCACCATAGAACTGGCAGAAAAAAGCCTACTTCGAGCTGGAGCTGCCAGGATAAAAAGCAGGTAACATGCAGGTGTATGTTTGacttttttctccccacccccccacccccgaaaagAAGAATAAGGAACATAtgttgacttcttctttgtgaACTTCACTTATCACAGGAAAAGATCATGATTTTGGATCACATTTCCATAGCAGCAATCAGACTACTGAAATTCACAAATAAAGGATCTGCTTGGGTGCATGCAGCCAGTAGAAAATTCTGCAAATGTTGAGGGGAGCGGCTCACACAACTTACTTCCGagctctattttcattttgttgaaataaaaagacaaaacaaaagaaaagaaactgtaaaaTATTCTGGAACAGAATAACACAGCGTGGTGTTCAGTTGTGCACAGGGGGCTCGATTCATTGGCGGAAAGATCCTGTTAAGGTTCTGCAGGATTTTGGCACAGTGATCACAGCAAAACACTGTCCAATTACATTAGCGTCCTTCCCCACTGAGAGACTGCCCCACCCGAAACACAGCGCTTTCCCCAGAACAAAGGTTCAGAAGGAAGAACCTCTAGCAGGTCATTATGGCCTCTTTGATAGACGATGTCCAAGTGAACTACAAGACCCATTTTGGCCTAATATGAATGTCCTAGGGACTGTAGTTTCAATAATGGAATTATAATGTTGTCGGTGGTTTTTGGAGGGGGTACATCTCCTCCAAGCTGTTCAGAAGCCTGGCTTTCTGAAAGGTGGGCAATCCAAAAGCTCAGCATTCGAGAAATTCTGTTTACGGAATTTCTCAGCTCCGAGACAGGTTTGTGTTGCTTGCTGGGTCTGTAGTTGCGGTAGAAGAATGATACACTTTAAAAGAGTTAAAGCTGATACCAGAAAAAGTGCTCAAAGGTCTACAGGAACAGAATGCTTCCTGGAACTAAGTGATGATCCCAAAAGACAGATCTGTTACTAGAAAGAGGACAGAGCCTGGAAAAGCAGGCATCTACCGGACACTAGGGAGGCCATGTGTCAGGGAGAGACGCTGGGAAGAGGGGAGTCCAGAACGAGCTCCAGAAAAGCTCTCAGGACAAATCAGAGGATGGGAGAGGCCAGCAGAGCTCTAGCCAATGAATTTGTAAATCTGTGTCTGAATAGTGGGCAATACAAGCCTTGCCCTGAAGAATCGAGCCCTGTGTGCTTTCCTGCATGACTTCACTCACTCACTTAAAATGAGAAACTAGGCATGATTAGAATAATCTAGCCAAAACCCAGCCCATATAAATGCtcagttgtacttttttttttttactttttttttttttaacgaagtATAAGTACCCTCCCGCCTCAAAGGAAATCAGATAACCCCAAGactaaattataaaacaattccGAACATTCGCACAGCTAGGAGCTTATCTACTTTAGAAGTACATTGTTGCTACCGAAGAAATAGAATGAGAAATGTCTGCGAGGAGCAGAAGAATCAGGAATGGCTTCCTCTGGTACTCTATCCCAGAGAGGGATTCTGGAAGACCCATGTAAGTTATACCTCGAAACCCTTAAGAGCAATCTAGCACCTTCTAGCAATCTAACAATTGCTTAGGGACAGTTTTTCAACTTTGCCTCTCCTAGTATTTTTTTCTGACATGCTGTAAAATCTTTCAAACCTGAAGCAGAGTTGAAAAAACTTTACGGTGACTACCCCGAAGctgtcctccccaccacccccactcccacctccccacccagaGATGGCAGCACGAATGCATTTTGTGAAAAGATAGATGAAAATATACCCACCGTTCACACGTGGCTACAAAATTATTACAGAAACCATCAAAGCAGTTTTTCCAATAGTTTTGTTATATAAAAACCTATCGGTGGCATCCAAGGCCAatcacatttcattttctatttaataGGTACATTACACTGACAAAAAGGCTTAAAAATATGATCCCGAGGAAATGGCATATGTGGTTGCTGGACCCATAGACTGCCCACTCCCACCCTCACAGCTAAGTGgttgttgtatttttttgttttttttttaacatactttaaTATAGGTTTGTATTGAAACACTAAAAGTACCAAGAATTATTTCTCCACAGTATATGGTATGTACCTTCTGGAGGAATATTGGGTGTCTGTGTGGTATGCTCGTGGGGGTATAGGAATGGTCACTCGACAAGGAGAGAGGTCCCAGGGGACCCTTGAGGAGGCGGCCTGGGCTCAGAGGTGAAGGCTCAGCATCTCTCAGTGGACTTGCTCTCTTAGATCTAAACTTTAAGGAATCAAGATGTGGAGGCTCCTGGGGGGTAGTATTTGGTTGTAAAGGTAGCTGTGATCAGCAGGCAGATTCCTCTTGGGAGCCAGATCTGATCCTGTGTCCCTCTGTGCTTCCCTTTTATACATTCCCATACTTTGGACAGAGCATTACCTTAAAATTCTGGCCTTTTCTTCCAATGGGATAAAAAGCATAGTTGGGGGCCCCGTGTGATGTCCCAGAGCTAAAGGGGAAATGATGTCACTTTGGTGCTGATGGCAACAAGAATGTGATTAAAGCGTTCTAAGTGGCCATGAGGGCAAACGCACAGTTGGGAGGGAGAGATGAGAGAGTAGCCCTTGAATACTGAGTCATTTCCCCAGAGACTCTCAGCATAATATATTACATGTGTACTATCTGAGGACAGACAATTAAAACTCCAGGTTCAGAGCTTTCTGGTCTACCGCGCCCAGGCAGCTCCGAGAAGGACACACCTTGCCGTCTAATTAGAACACCGAACAGTGACCCACCTTCCCATGATTCCCCTGGCAGGCTACATGAGGACAGCTACTTTCCTGACCCACCCATGTGATGGATCTGCTCTTCCCCACACAGAAATGGCATGGAGCTAGGAGCAAGGCTGTGCGGCCTCGAGATGGATGCCCCCATGAGTGTACTTACGGTAAGGATGCTGCCAACCTGGGGGAGAGAGAACTGGTGCTTTCAAGTCATTATTGAAAGTCACTATACAGGCATTTATCCTTTAAAGGTCTAGGATGGTCATATATAGCGTTACAACAAAATGGTGCAAAGAATTTCAGCAATTGGAACAATGGTGGTCTGGATAAAGTCAGAATAACAGTGAAAGGGTATAGGTCTCCAGGCACTGTAACATCTATAATGAACACGGAGCATAGGGAAAATCCCCTAAGTCCTGAGTAAAGACTGATTTAAATGCAAGTATTAAATCAACCATCTATACGATCTTCATAGAAACATGTTGgccatgtgttaaaaaaaaataatccaggtaggtcataaaatattaaatgtttgcCAAGATTTTTCAGTAGATACAAATGTCCTAGGGCAAAGTAGAGGAATAATTAAACTACACTAAGAAATATGATTGCAACTGAAAATATTGTTTCTAAAGAGAGAACCTGACAagacattttaattaattcagtAATTGACAATTCTCCCCATAacgaatgattttttttttagtcctaaAAAGAACTGACAATCTTCTTAGGATTTCATCTGTGGAATTAATAAAATGCCAAATAATGTCTTCTGGGCACAGACAtgatagtgttttctttttctttcttctcacaaGAGAATAATGACCGAGTAGGAGAATTTAGACCCAGAGCTACACAAGCAGGAAGGCAACAGATGAGAAGTGGTACTTACTGGTGAATAGCTTGCAAGAATTTTCGTTGATGTTTTCTTACTTTTGCATGATCTATCTTCTTTACTAGCTTCGTATTTTTGTAAATTAGCCATGTTTCCCTGAGTACATTGGCAGCTGCGTTTTTCACCTGTTAAGAAAACAAACGAACACAACAGTTGATAAATTCCAGAGCAGAATCCTTTGCAACGtgactgggggcgggggcggggggggggggtcatatTCATCATCTGAATGATCATGGTAAGTTCTAGCTCTGTTGAATAACTGTTtctcacaaaaagaaaagatgtatcTTGAATCTGTGCCTGTCAAAAAGTATGTGTCTGGGAACccctttaaaaatggaatattaggGAAGTACTGATGTCTTTCTGGACTAAAGTCTACTCCTCAGAAACCTTTTTAttcaattaagttttttttttttttttttttttttttaaagatatcaagAGGTGCCTGTGACCTGTCTGGCAAcacggggtggggcgggggaaggTGCTGATTTTCCCCTACCCTGTCTTGTAATTGTTATCCCCATGTTCTTCCTTTCCCTGGAGGAAGGCAAAATGCCAGAAGGCCAAGGTAAATCTTGTCTCTTAAAAGCTTGGTTGGTATTTTTGACCGCAAAACGACATGAAGGGCATGTTTCGGCTGCTCACTGTCCAAGTGGTCCAATTCTTCTGCCCTCCGGGGGCGACTTAGCAAACTGTATGCCTGTTAGCATAGGCTGACCGAGAGCCTAGGCTGCTGTGATTTTAGTTTGGTTAATTTAAGGACGCTGCATTTCCAATGGATGAGACATATCCTTATAAGACGAGACAGATAAGATGAGACACATCCCTGTAAGACATATCCTTGTAAAGGATGTAAGTGTTTCAGTAACACTGCCAAGACCTAGTGTAGCCGATGGAAGGTATGAATACTTTGTGGTAATATTCAAGCCCTTGCTTTCTTGAGTAGCATCTTCAACAATTCCTGGAACTTGATAAAGGCCCAGCTAAGGCCAAGTTTGGCCTCTCCCTAGCTCACAGTGCAGGGTACCAAGACCCAAAGCTTACACTTAGGCTAATTATTAATGACTTTACTCTAAGAAGCTGATCCATGAGGCAATGtgggagagactcttaactctaggaaagagactgcgggttgctggaggggagggggctgaagggatggggtaactgggggatgggctttaaggagggaACTTAATCTCGTAAACACTGGGTGCTCTATGCAACTGTtcgatcactaaattctacttctgaaactaataccaCCCCCCAAAGTTGATCCCTAGAATTCTTCTGAGTGATGGACAAAAGATGTTTCTAGGGGCGCCGGGTAGAGGAAGACGACTCTGTGAGAAAGTCGAAGTGGTGGGGAAGACAGGGCAGAGAACTGGACTCGGGAAATGGTTCTAAGTTCTTGGGACTAACTGAGTCAGATCAAGGAGACTAGCTAAACCTCCCACGACTGACTTCAATTTTCTCTTCCCTACATCAGAAAAGTAGAGCGAATTCTTACTAAAGTCCTTTTCAGGACTTAGTCTTCATTCAGGAAGAGTCTTAGAATTACGTTACAACTACCATCACAGGGATctatgtggtatttttttttcttttttttcctatttttagcCAAGAAAGCTCCAGGTTTGGTAGCTGGTGGTGAATCTCGGTCAGGCTGCTGTAAAGGTTTCTTTCTGAGTGAAACTCTATTGCGAGAACCCGCGTTAAGAGAATGACTCGTTTCTTATAACTGCTTTTAGCAGCAACTTGGGTTGGTGACGCTCGTCCTCTGGACTGTCCTCAGACTGTGCCGACAGCCTTCTTTCTGAAACCAGTGGAAACAGCATTGAAATACTGGGTGCTGAGCTCCAGCAGTGTGTCCAAGAAACATGACCGCCATCCATAGTGAAGTTGAAGGTTGTTCTAGGTCAATTCTGGGTTCTTTGTTCTTACAgaaacagatttctcttctttacagGGGTAGGAGTCACCTTTGGGAAGAATCTTCTATCTGGTCCTTATGTCCGTTTCAGTCATAAGGAGCCTGCGTAAGTTGGGGTAAGGGTTGAGGACCTTGGGAAAGGGGTAGCAAGTTACTGGCTGTCACCGACTGGGGCTAGAATAGGCCCTTCCCCACCGGGAAGCAGAAGGGCCAGTGAATGGCAGTCTCAGCTGTCAGAACGGCTTTAGCTAACTGGAAGATGGTAAGGAAACCTGGTGGACGCCCCCTCCTTGATTTTATCAGCTCaagacacagaggaggaaactggaaAACTTGGTAAAAACAGATGGGACAGTGACATAGTGGCTGAACATAGGGATGTTTGCAGGAGAACATTAACAATGGATTTTGCTTTGGGCTCCCATCCATAAACAGCAAAGGCCAAATTCCTCCAGTTCCTAAATCTTTACAAAGGTGGTACACTGCTTGCCCTCGaggtattttaaatgattttttgttgttattgttctctTTGGGATGACAGGGGAATAGCTGATGGGAGTAGGGAACCTCAACTTCTGTGATCACTGTGGCAGGATTTGTGTGCACGAGACGCTCATTGCGGGTGACAGGCTAAGAATGAAAATgattcctcatctgaaaatgaaaCTCTATAGAGCTGCTCTGAAAAACTGTGAGACAGATGCATTAATGCTGAAATGTTCCCCTTTCTAACTCCCAAATAGGTTGTGGAACACAAGAATAAAACTCTGAAGCCATCCCATTTAACTGGTACTTTTCAAGATGGCAGCCACAAGATGAACATTCAAGAGTAGAACCATGCACCCTCTGCCTAGTGATCGCATGTGTCTGGGATAAGTAGCTTTTTCCAACCCTTTAAGGCTGAAAGGGATGGGGGACAGTGAGAAGACTGGTTACTAAGTACCTCAGTGTTCCACAGGTTTGAGCAATGGGGAATTGTTACTGGGCAATGCTAGCCCACTGGAGAAGGG
Proteins encoded in this region:
- the KCNN2 gene encoding small conductance calcium-activated potassium channel protein 2 isoform X3 gives rise to the protein MWLISITFLSIGYGDMVPNTYCGKGVCLLTGIMGAGCTALVVAVVARKLELTKAEKHVHNFMMDTQLTKRVKNAAANVLRETWLIYKNTKLVKKIDHAKVRKHQRKFLQAIHQLRSVKMEQRKLNDQANTLVDLAKTQNIMYDMISDLNERSEDFEKRIVTVETKLETLIGSIHALPGLISQTIRQQQRDFIEAQMESYDKHVTYNAERSRSSSRRRRSSSTAPPTSSESS